A region of Zeugodacus cucurbitae isolate PBARC_wt_2022May chromosome 5, idZeuCucr1.2, whole genome shotgun sequence DNA encodes the following proteins:
- the LOC105218483 gene encoding protein psiA: protein MKILLLLIVGVAILNFAMGRPSGGNESVETPEETPEETPKKTPEETPKETPKETPKETPKETPEETPKETPKETPKETPEETPKETPKETPEETNPPTGSSPPAGSSPPAGSSPPTGSSPPADVAPAPPANNNARRRLVAIRRRQARQRAQRRRQRAARRRRRQQSRRRQQRRRSNRGGRRRSNQRGRRRSN, encoded by the coding sequence ATGAAAATTTTGCTATTACTAATTGTGGGGGTAGCTATCCTGAACTTCGCGATGGGTAGGCCTTCTGGAGGGAATGAATCAGTGGAGACACCAGAGGAGACACCAGAGGAGACACCAAAGAAGACACCAGAGGAGACACCAAAGGAGACCCCAAAGGAGACACCAAAGGAGACACCAAAGGAGACACCAGAGGAGACACCAAAGGAGACACCAAAGGAGACACCAAAGGAGACACCAGAGGAGACACCAAAGGAGACACCAAAGGAGACACCAGAGGAGACAAACCCACCAACTGGTTCATCCCCACCGGCTGGTTCATCCCCACCAGCTGGTTCATCCCCACCGACTGGTTCATCCCCACCGGCTGATGTTGCACCAGCGCCACCAGCAAATAATAACGCTAGAAGAAGACTTGTAGCAATAAGAAGACGTCAGGCTAGACAACGCGCTCAAAGAAGAAGACAACGTGCTGCTAGGAGAAGGAGACGCCAACAAAGCAGAAGGAGACAGCAACGCAGGAGATCCAACCGCGGTGGCAGAAGGAGATCCAATCAGCGTGGCAGAAGAAGATCCAACTAA